In Paramormyrops kingsleyae isolate MSU_618 chromosome 13, PKINGS_0.4, whole genome shotgun sequence, a single window of DNA contains:
- the LOC111859910 gene encoding aryl hydrocarbon receptor nuclear translocator 2-like isoform X2 produces the protein MATSAAVNPSDMASDLSGSVATPSAGAGPAQARMTGMLPGRGSKRRSVGMDVDEEDGDGPSKFSRENHSEIERRRRNKMSQYITELSDMVPTCSALARKPDKLTILRMAVSHMKTMRGAGNTSINGAYKPSFLTEQELKHLILEAADGFLFVVATETGRVIYVSDSVTPVLNQPQSEWLGSSLYEQVHPDDVGKLREQLSTSESSMTGRILDLKTGTVKKEGQQSSMRMCMGSRRSFICRMRCGTASLEHRLSNVRKRYRNGLGSSKDGEPEYLVVHCTGYVKTWPPAGVTMPEEDAEPGQTSKYCLVAIGRLQVTSSPVTVDTNGLLVPTEFLSRHNLDGVTTFVDPRCISVVGYQPQDLLGKGILEFCHPEDQGHLRESFQQVVKLKGQVLSVMYRFRLKTRDWMLIRTSSFTFQNPYSDEIEYIICTNTNIKQLQQQQVELEEQQKTGTPAYDLTQVPVPGAAAGVHEAGKTLEKQDGMFSQEPDARFVDVYAGMPGSDKKIMGPSSTLGSQQLFPQGSAFEAGHAGKTFGSSVIHVPGVSDIQASTPTGQNLEQMSQEINPAPVTWTDSRPPFSSQSGKAQSSPFEIGSSHSYTADPSPYSPLSSPATSSPSGNGYSSLASRGAPFDEGGQDGVQFQGRPSEVWSQWQGQHHDQQGGDQHSHTQPGQTEVFQDMLPLAGDPTQGTANYNIEDFADLGMFPPFSE, from the exons ATGGCGACATCTGCGGCTGTCAACCCGTCAG ACATGGCCTCAGATCTCTCTGGGTCCGTGGCCACGCCGAGTGCAGGGGCTGGGCCGGCCCAGGCGAGGATGACCGGCATGTTGCCGGGTCGAGGGAGCAAGAGGAGGTCAGTGGG aatggATGTGGATGAGGAGGACGGAGACGGCCCCAGCAAATTTTCAAG AGAGAACCACAGCGAGATCGAGCGGCGTCGCCGCAACAAGATGAGCCAGTACATCACGGAGCTGTCGGACATGGTGCCCACCTGCAGCGCTCTGGCCCGCAAGCCCGACAAGCTGACCATCCTGCGCATGGCCGTCTCGCACATGAAGACCATGCGTGGGGCGGGCAACACCTCCATCAACGGGGCCTACAAGCCGTCCTTCCTCACCGAGCAG GAGCTGAAACACTTAATCTTGGAGGCAGCGGATGGATTCCTGTTTGTGGTTGCGACTGAGACGGGCCGTGTGATCTACGTGTCGGACTCTGTGACGCCGGTGCTGAACCAGCCGCAGTCCGAGTGGCTGGGAAGCTCGCTGTACGAGCAGGTCCACCCGGACGACGTGGGCAAGCTGAGGGAGCAGCTGAGCACCTCGGAGAGCTCCATGACAG GTCGCATTCTAGACCTGAAGACAGGCACGGTGAAGAAGGAGGGACAGCAGTCATCCATGAGGATGTGTATGGGCTCCAGACGCTCATTTATCTGCAgaatgag GTGCGGCACAGCCTCTTTGGAACACCGACTGTCCAACGTGAGGAAGAGGTACAG GAATGGCCTTGGATCCTCCAAGGACGGGGAACCGGAGTACTTGGTTGTGCACTGCACAGGATATGTGAAAACCTGGCCGCCCGCAG GTGTGACGATGCCTGAGGAAGATGCTGAACCGGGACAGACCAGCAAATACTGCCTGGTGGCGATCGGCAGACTGCAG GTAACCAGCTCGCCGGTCACTGTGGACACCAATGGCCTCCTGGTCCCCACCGAGTTTCTCTCACGGCACAACTTGGACGGTGTCACCACTTTCGTGGACCCTCGCTGCATCAGCGTTGTTGGATACCAGCCGCAG GACCTACTGGGCAAAGGAATCCTTGAATTCTGCCACCCCGAGGACCAGGGCCACCTCAGAGAGAGTTTCCAACAG GTGGTGAAGCTAAAAGGTCAGGTCCTCTCCGTCATGTACCGGTTCCGTCTGAAGACCAGAGACTGGATGCTTATCAGAACCAGCAGCTTCACGTTCCAGAACCCCTATTCAGATGAGATTGAGTACATCATCTGCACCAACACCAACATCAA GcagctccagcagcagcaggtcgAGCTGGAGGAACAGCAGAAGACCGGCACTCCTGCCTATGACCTCACCCAG GTCCCCGTCCCTGGAGCGGCTGCAGGGGTCCACGAGGCGGGCAAAACCCTGGAGAAGCAGGATGGCATGTTCTCCCAGGAACCAGATGCTCGCTTTGTAGATGTGTACGCTGGGATGCCAGGCT CCGACAAAAAGATAATGGGGCCGTCGTCCACCTTGGGGAGCCAGCAGCTCTTCCCACAGGGCAGTGCCTTTGaagcagggcatgctgggaaaaccTTTGG CTCCTCTGTTATACATGTTCCTGGGGTGTCTGACATCCAGGCATCAACCCCCACTGGTCAGAATCTGGAGCAGATGTCACAGGAAATTAACCCAGCCCCGGTGACTTGGACAGACAGCCGCCCCCCCTTCTCCTCACAG TCTGGGAAGGCCCAGTCCTCCCCTTTCGAAATTGGCTCCAGTCACAGCTACACGGCAGACCCATCTCCATACAGCCCTCTTTCCAGTCCGGCCACATCGTCCCCCAGTGGGAATGGCTACAGCAGCTTGGCCAGTCGCGGTGCTCCATTTG ATGAAGGTGGTCAGGATGGGGTCCAGTTCCAGGGCCGGCCCTCAGAGGTGTGGTCACAGTGGCAGGGGCAGCACCACGACCAGCAGGGCGGCGATCAGCACAGCCACACCCAGCCAGGGCAGACAGAGGTCTTCCAG GACATGCTGCCTTTGGCTGGGGATCCAACGCAAGGAACAGCCAATTACAACATTGAAGACTTTGCTGACTTGGGAATGTTTCCGCCTTTTTCTGAGTAG
- the LOC111859910 gene encoding aryl hydrocarbon receptor nuclear translocator 2-like isoform X1, whose product MATSAAVNPSDMASDLSGSVATPSAGAGPAQARMTGMLPGRGSKRRSVGMDVDEEDGDGPSKFSRENHSEIERRRRNKMSQYITELSDMVPTCSALARKPDKLTILRMAVSHMKTMRGAGNTSINGAYKPSFLTEQELKHLILEAADGFLFVVATETGRVIYVSDSVTPVLNQPQSEWLGSSLYEQVHPDDVGKLREQLSTSESSMTGRILDLKTGTVKKEGQQSSMRMCMGSRRSFICRMRCGTASLEHRLSNVRKRYRNGLGSSKDGEPEYLVVHCTGYVKTWPPAGVTMPEEDAEPGQTSKYCLVAIGRLQVTSSPVTVDTNGLLVPTEFLSRHNLDGVTTFVDPRCISVVGYQPQDLLGKGILEFCHPEDQGHLRESFQQVVKLKGQVLSVMYRFRLKTRDWMLIRTSSFTFQNPYSDEIEYIICTNTNIKQLQQQQVELEEQQKTGTPAYDLTQVPVPGAAAGVHEAGKTLEKQDGMFSQEPDARFVDVYAGMPGSDKKIMGPSSTLGSQQLFPQGSAFEAGHAGKTFGSSVIHVPGVSDIQASTPTGQNLEQMSQEINPAPVTWTDSRPPFSSQSGKAQSSPFEIGSSHSYTADPSPYSPLSSPATSSPSGNGYSSLASRGAPFDVADEGGQDGVQFQGRPSEVWSQWQGQHHDQQGGDQHSHTQPGQTEVFQDMLPLAGDPTQGTANYNIEDFADLGMFPPFSE is encoded by the exons ATGGCGACATCTGCGGCTGTCAACCCGTCAG ACATGGCCTCAGATCTCTCTGGGTCCGTGGCCACGCCGAGTGCAGGGGCTGGGCCGGCCCAGGCGAGGATGACCGGCATGTTGCCGGGTCGAGGGAGCAAGAGGAGGTCAGTGGG aatggATGTGGATGAGGAGGACGGAGACGGCCCCAGCAAATTTTCAAG AGAGAACCACAGCGAGATCGAGCGGCGTCGCCGCAACAAGATGAGCCAGTACATCACGGAGCTGTCGGACATGGTGCCCACCTGCAGCGCTCTGGCCCGCAAGCCCGACAAGCTGACCATCCTGCGCATGGCCGTCTCGCACATGAAGACCATGCGTGGGGCGGGCAACACCTCCATCAACGGGGCCTACAAGCCGTCCTTCCTCACCGAGCAG GAGCTGAAACACTTAATCTTGGAGGCAGCGGATGGATTCCTGTTTGTGGTTGCGACTGAGACGGGCCGTGTGATCTACGTGTCGGACTCTGTGACGCCGGTGCTGAACCAGCCGCAGTCCGAGTGGCTGGGAAGCTCGCTGTACGAGCAGGTCCACCCGGACGACGTGGGCAAGCTGAGGGAGCAGCTGAGCACCTCGGAGAGCTCCATGACAG GTCGCATTCTAGACCTGAAGACAGGCACGGTGAAGAAGGAGGGACAGCAGTCATCCATGAGGATGTGTATGGGCTCCAGACGCTCATTTATCTGCAgaatgag GTGCGGCACAGCCTCTTTGGAACACCGACTGTCCAACGTGAGGAAGAGGTACAG GAATGGCCTTGGATCCTCCAAGGACGGGGAACCGGAGTACTTGGTTGTGCACTGCACAGGATATGTGAAAACCTGGCCGCCCGCAG GTGTGACGATGCCTGAGGAAGATGCTGAACCGGGACAGACCAGCAAATACTGCCTGGTGGCGATCGGCAGACTGCAG GTAACCAGCTCGCCGGTCACTGTGGACACCAATGGCCTCCTGGTCCCCACCGAGTTTCTCTCACGGCACAACTTGGACGGTGTCACCACTTTCGTGGACCCTCGCTGCATCAGCGTTGTTGGATACCAGCCGCAG GACCTACTGGGCAAAGGAATCCTTGAATTCTGCCACCCCGAGGACCAGGGCCACCTCAGAGAGAGTTTCCAACAG GTGGTGAAGCTAAAAGGTCAGGTCCTCTCCGTCATGTACCGGTTCCGTCTGAAGACCAGAGACTGGATGCTTATCAGAACCAGCAGCTTCACGTTCCAGAACCCCTATTCAGATGAGATTGAGTACATCATCTGCACCAACACCAACATCAA GcagctccagcagcagcaggtcgAGCTGGAGGAACAGCAGAAGACCGGCACTCCTGCCTATGACCTCACCCAG GTCCCCGTCCCTGGAGCGGCTGCAGGGGTCCACGAGGCGGGCAAAACCCTGGAGAAGCAGGATGGCATGTTCTCCCAGGAACCAGATGCTCGCTTTGTAGATGTGTACGCTGGGATGCCAGGCT CCGACAAAAAGATAATGGGGCCGTCGTCCACCTTGGGGAGCCAGCAGCTCTTCCCACAGGGCAGTGCCTTTGaagcagggcatgctgggaaaaccTTTGG CTCCTCTGTTATACATGTTCCTGGGGTGTCTGACATCCAGGCATCAACCCCCACTGGTCAGAATCTGGAGCAGATGTCACAGGAAATTAACCCAGCCCCGGTGACTTGGACAGACAGCCGCCCCCCCTTCTCCTCACAG TCTGGGAAGGCCCAGTCCTCCCCTTTCGAAATTGGCTCCAGTCACAGCTACACGGCAGACCCATCTCCATACAGCCCTCTTTCCAGTCCGGCCACATCGTCCCCCAGTGGGAATGGCTACAGCAGCTTGGCCAGTCGCGGTGCTCCATT TGATGTTGCAGATGAAGGTGGTCAGGATGGGGTCCAGTTCCAGGGCCGGCCCTCAGAGGTGTGGTCACAGTGGCAGGGGCAGCACCACGACCAGCAGGGCGGCGATCAGCACAGCCACACCCAGCCAGGGCAGACAGAGGTCTTCCAG GACATGCTGCCTTTGGCTGGGGATCCAACGCAAGGAACAGCCAATTACAACATTGAAGACTTTGCTGACTTGGGAATGTTTCCGCCTTTTTCTGAGTAG
- the LOC111859910 gene encoding aryl hydrocarbon receptor nuclear translocator 2-like isoform X3, with protein sequence MMQDMASDLSGSVATPSAGAGPAQARMTGMLPGRGSKRRSVGMDVDEEDGDGPSKFSRENHSEIERRRRNKMSQYITELSDMVPTCSALARKPDKLTILRMAVSHMKTMRGAGNTSINGAYKPSFLTEQELKHLILEAADGFLFVVATETGRVIYVSDSVTPVLNQPQSEWLGSSLYEQVHPDDVGKLREQLSTSESSMTGRILDLKTGTVKKEGQQSSMRMCMGSRRSFICRMRCGTASLEHRLSNVRKRYRNGLGSSKDGEPEYLVVHCTGYVKTWPPAGVTMPEEDAEPGQTSKYCLVAIGRLQVTSSPVTVDTNGLLVPTEFLSRHNLDGVTTFVDPRCISVVGYQPQDLLGKGILEFCHPEDQGHLRESFQQVVKLKGQVLSVMYRFRLKTRDWMLIRTSSFTFQNPYSDEIEYIICTNTNIKQLQQQQVELEEQQKTGTPAYDLTQVPVPGAAAGVHEAGKTLEKQDGMFSQEPDARFVDVYAGMPGSDKKIMGPSSTLGSQQLFPQGSAFEAGHAGKTFGSSVIHVPGVSDIQASTPTGQNLEQMSQEINPAPVTWTDSRPPFSSQSGKAQSSPFEIGSSHSYTADPSPYSPLSSPATSSPSGNGYSSLASRGAPFDVADEGGQDGVQFQGRPSEVWSQWQGQHHDQQGGDQHSHTQPGQTEVFQDMLPLAGDPTQGTANYNIEDFADLGMFPPFSE encoded by the exons ATGATGCAAG ACATGGCCTCAGATCTCTCTGGGTCCGTGGCCACGCCGAGTGCAGGGGCTGGGCCGGCCCAGGCGAGGATGACCGGCATGTTGCCGGGTCGAGGGAGCAAGAGGAGGTCAGTGGG aatggATGTGGATGAGGAGGACGGAGACGGCCCCAGCAAATTTTCAAG AGAGAACCACAGCGAGATCGAGCGGCGTCGCCGCAACAAGATGAGCCAGTACATCACGGAGCTGTCGGACATGGTGCCCACCTGCAGCGCTCTGGCCCGCAAGCCCGACAAGCTGACCATCCTGCGCATGGCCGTCTCGCACATGAAGACCATGCGTGGGGCGGGCAACACCTCCATCAACGGGGCCTACAAGCCGTCCTTCCTCACCGAGCAG GAGCTGAAACACTTAATCTTGGAGGCAGCGGATGGATTCCTGTTTGTGGTTGCGACTGAGACGGGCCGTGTGATCTACGTGTCGGACTCTGTGACGCCGGTGCTGAACCAGCCGCAGTCCGAGTGGCTGGGAAGCTCGCTGTACGAGCAGGTCCACCCGGACGACGTGGGCAAGCTGAGGGAGCAGCTGAGCACCTCGGAGAGCTCCATGACAG GTCGCATTCTAGACCTGAAGACAGGCACGGTGAAGAAGGAGGGACAGCAGTCATCCATGAGGATGTGTATGGGCTCCAGACGCTCATTTATCTGCAgaatgag GTGCGGCACAGCCTCTTTGGAACACCGACTGTCCAACGTGAGGAAGAGGTACAG GAATGGCCTTGGATCCTCCAAGGACGGGGAACCGGAGTACTTGGTTGTGCACTGCACAGGATATGTGAAAACCTGGCCGCCCGCAG GTGTGACGATGCCTGAGGAAGATGCTGAACCGGGACAGACCAGCAAATACTGCCTGGTGGCGATCGGCAGACTGCAG GTAACCAGCTCGCCGGTCACTGTGGACACCAATGGCCTCCTGGTCCCCACCGAGTTTCTCTCACGGCACAACTTGGACGGTGTCACCACTTTCGTGGACCCTCGCTGCATCAGCGTTGTTGGATACCAGCCGCAG GACCTACTGGGCAAAGGAATCCTTGAATTCTGCCACCCCGAGGACCAGGGCCACCTCAGAGAGAGTTTCCAACAG GTGGTGAAGCTAAAAGGTCAGGTCCTCTCCGTCATGTACCGGTTCCGTCTGAAGACCAGAGACTGGATGCTTATCAGAACCAGCAGCTTCACGTTCCAGAACCCCTATTCAGATGAGATTGAGTACATCATCTGCACCAACACCAACATCAA GcagctccagcagcagcaggtcgAGCTGGAGGAACAGCAGAAGACCGGCACTCCTGCCTATGACCTCACCCAG GTCCCCGTCCCTGGAGCGGCTGCAGGGGTCCACGAGGCGGGCAAAACCCTGGAGAAGCAGGATGGCATGTTCTCCCAGGAACCAGATGCTCGCTTTGTAGATGTGTACGCTGGGATGCCAGGCT CCGACAAAAAGATAATGGGGCCGTCGTCCACCTTGGGGAGCCAGCAGCTCTTCCCACAGGGCAGTGCCTTTGaagcagggcatgctgggaaaaccTTTGG CTCCTCTGTTATACATGTTCCTGGGGTGTCTGACATCCAGGCATCAACCCCCACTGGTCAGAATCTGGAGCAGATGTCACAGGAAATTAACCCAGCCCCGGTGACTTGGACAGACAGCCGCCCCCCCTTCTCCTCACAG TCTGGGAAGGCCCAGTCCTCCCCTTTCGAAATTGGCTCCAGTCACAGCTACACGGCAGACCCATCTCCATACAGCCCTCTTTCCAGTCCGGCCACATCGTCCCCCAGTGGGAATGGCTACAGCAGCTTGGCCAGTCGCGGTGCTCCATT TGATGTTGCAGATGAAGGTGGTCAGGATGGGGTCCAGTTCCAGGGCCGGCCCTCAGAGGTGTGGTCACAGTGGCAGGGGCAGCACCACGACCAGCAGGGCGGCGATCAGCACAGCCACACCCAGCCAGGGCAGACAGAGGTCTTCCAG GACATGCTGCCTTTGGCTGGGGATCCAACGCAAGGAACAGCCAATTACAACATTGAAGACTTTGCTGACTTGGGAATGTTTCCGCCTTTTTCTGAGTAG